A stretch of Lathyrus oleraceus cultivar Zhongwan6 chromosome 6, CAAS_Psat_ZW6_1.0, whole genome shotgun sequence DNA encodes these proteins:
- the LOC127091119 gene encoding uncharacterized protein LOC127091119, giving the protein MDLSRLIVYYLDSLSGDWSKYPNMKKTVDAAIIKFRTKKNYRNRKDITWIRVQCPQQNNSVDCGFFVLRFMRDIIALNRIDIPKMYFEEYKSYSRANLDEMKDELCQFIVDQRII; this is encoded by the exons atggatctttcgagactaatagtgtattatctcgattctttatcgggtgattggagtaaatatccgaatatgaagaagacggttgacgc ggcaataataaaatttagaacgaaaaagaattaccgcaataggaaggacattacctggatcagagttcag tgtcctcagcaaaataattcggtcgattgcggattttttgtattgagatttatgagagacatcattgcgttgaatcgtatagacatcccaaaaatg tactttgaggaatacaaatcttactcaagagcaaatttggatgaaatgaaggatgaattgtgtcaattcattgttgatcaaagaatcatatag